The following are from one region of the Lytechinus variegatus isolate NC3 chromosome 4, Lvar_3.0, whole genome shotgun sequence genome:
- the LOC121413796 gene encoding protein artichoke-like, which translates to MYVQNNKIKTLNFDDCSEWSHLSNIYVSNNEIVEIHQRDFLPLQSLPLSYLFINGNKINMFPREAFYHLNLLRLIKLDSNTIESFDIQPFLGMDFIARLSVKDGKISKLLPPQNTTNKEDHLYPTIISLDIANNLIESVPPNSFWGFPKLQILNLTRNKISILVNKSFCQMQSLFELNLSSNKIMFLPNNTFACLSCLKILNLMNNLLQSIYPESFNGLPRIQSVLLSHNSIKYLNRGRQAWTLRTLQSIDFSFNDITSIGKDSFTGLINLKDLILSYNQIYYFYQTAFSELFKLSRLHLTNERKIFLEKTFKQLHSLTFLDLSNSPIKISRYQTEQFRNLTRLQELRMEMAQLSNTDLYNSQRNESLFTGLCSLQKLNLKDNSLMNLDRRVFQALSNLRYLDMTNSRIKVLKSGIFSPLSSLRGLYLGSNELQKIPGDIFYGLHDLTVVKIQNNRIFDLDPRTFAQNPRLDILYLSGNQITNIKPGTVLPSNSPFNLDLSRNPITCSCSLAWFRKWLELSNVNFKNANQAICSGTSLKGLASKPILSFHPDDHCGINIVLILVLSFSGVLVGIMIIIAYTKRWWLNHKFFLLKLAIVGYKEMTEEFNDVNYRHHLNIMFQESEQEWIDRVMKPGLEARMPHLQNIIFGDEDLHIGMYYINAIFDALDNSFKTVLLLSNESINDAWTMTKVRMALEYINDTGLDKIILIFVEDIEDENMPYLVRLFLSRNKPYMLWTDDEDGQELFWAQFEKSMRANKAINNAIPL; encoded by the coding sequence ATGtatgtacaaaataataaaattaaaacaCTCAACTTTGATGACTGTTCAGAATGGTCTCACTTGTCTAACATTTATGTTTCCAATAATGAAATTGTTGAAATTCACCAGAGGGACTTTCTACCACTGCAAAGCCTACCTCTatcttatttattcataaatggAAATAAGATAAACATGTTCCCAAGAGAAGCCTTTTATCATCTGAACTTGTTGCGATTGATAAAACTTGATTCAAATACCATCGAATCATTTGATATTCAGCCTTTCCTAGGTATGGATTTTATTGCAAGATTATCAGTGAAAGACGGGAAAATCAGTAAGCTTCTTCCACCTCAAAATACAACAAACAAAGAAGATCATCTGTATCCAACCATCATCAGTCTTGACATTGCCAACAACTTGATAGAAAGTGTTCCTCCAAATTCATTTTGGGGGTTTCCAAAGCTTCAGATTCTTAACTTGACTAGAAACAAAATCTCGATTCTTGTGAACAAGTCATTTTGTCAGATGCAATCATTATTCGAACTTAATCTATCATCcaacaaaattatgtttttgcCAAACAACACTTTTGCCTGTCTGTcctgtttgaaaatattaaatctTATGAACAACTTGTTACAGAGCATTTATCCCGAATCTTTCAATGGCTTGCCAAGGATTCAGTCAGTGCTCCTGTCACATAACTCTATAAAATATCTTAACAGAGGAAGGCAAGCATGGACACTTAGAACTCTTCAGTCAATTGATTTTTCCTTTAATGACATCACCTCCATTGGTAAAGATTCATTCACCGGCCTTATAAATCTAAAAGATCTTATCTTATCTTACAATCAGATCTATTATTTTTACCAAACTGCATTTTCTGAGCTATTCAAGTTATCAAGACTCCACCTCacaaatgaaaggaaaattttCCTTGAAAAGACTTTCAAGCAACTGCATTCTTTGACTTTCTTAGATCTGTCAAATTCTCCAATCAAAATATCACGTTATCAGACTGAGCAATTCAGAAATTTGACTAGACTGCAAGAACTGCGAATGGAGATGGCACAGTTAAGTAATACTGACTTATACAATAGTCAAAGAAATGAGTCATTATTCACTGGGTTATGCTCCTTACAGaaactaaatctaaaagatAATTCTCTGATGAACCTAGACAGAAGAGTTTTTCAAGCCCTGTCTAACCTCCGCTATCTTGACATGACAAATTCCAGAATAAAAGTACTGAAGTCAGGGATATTCAGTCCTCTCTCATCCCTTCGGGGTTTGTACCTTGGAAGTAATGAGCTGCAAAAGATTCCTGGTGACATATTCTATGGTCTCCATGATCTAACTGTGGTTAAGATCCAAAACAACAGAATTTTTGACCTGGACCCAAGAACTTTTGCCCAGAACCCTCGACTGGACATTCTCTATCTATCTGGAAATCAAATCACCAACATCAAACCAGGAACAGTACTCCCGAGCAATTCCCCTTTTAATTTGGATCTATCTAGAAACCCAATCACATGCTCTTGCTCTTTGGCATGGTTCAGAAAATGGCTCGAGTTGAGCAATGTCAATTTTAAAAATGCCAACCAAGCAATCTGCTCTGGGACATCATTAAAGGGACTTGCTAGCAAGCCAATCTTGTCATTTCATCCAGACGATCACTGCGGTATCAACATTGTTCTTATCCTGGTCCTCTCTTTCTCTGGTGTTCTGGTtggtattatgattattattgccTACACTAAACGATGGTGGTTAAACCATAAATTCTTCCTTCTCAAGCTGGCCATCGTGGGTTACAAAGAAATGACAGAAGAATTTAACGATGTCAACTACCGTCATCATCTCAACATCATGTTCCAGGAATCCGAGCAGGAATGGATAGATCGTGTCATGAAACCCGGCCTGGAGGCGAGGATGCCACATCTGCAGAACATAATCTTTGGAGATGAAGACCTTCATATAGGTATGTACTATATTAATGCAATCTTTGATGCTCTTGACAACAGCTTCAAGACAGTGTTGCTGCTAAGCAACGAGTCTATCAACGATGCCTGGACCATGACAAAGGTTCGCATGGCTCTAGAATACATCAACGATACAGGACTTGACAAGATCATCCTGATCTTTGTAGAGGACATCGAGGATGAGAATATGCCATACCTTGTCAGGTTGTTCTTGAGTAGGAACAAACCTTACATGCTGTGGAcggatgatgaagatggtcaGGAGCTGTTCTGGGCTCAGTTTGAGAAGAGCATGAGGGCAAATAAAGCTATCAATAATGCCATCCCTCTCTGA